TCACAGAACTAGAAGCGATTGAATTGCTTGAAAAATCTGGTCTATCAACTGATGACAACTCAAGTGATGGTGATCAAGCTAATACCAATCAAACCGACAAAGAAGGTTACCAAACTGACTCATCAGAAGCCATCAAACAATTTGTCAATCAAGCAGGATCGTTTATGAAAACAATGTTTCATTCAGCTAAAAAGTCTGTTGATAACAATGTTGATTTTAGTAATGGTTTCCCAAGTCTGAAACATGTAACAAAATCTGACTTTAAGGCGTTTGAAGACCAAATAACGGCTTTGTCAGTCTCAGCCACTTCAGGTGATGTGACTGTTATTGCTAAAGATGTTCAAAAAACAATTGTTGAAGTAAGTTATAAAGTATACGGTGGCATTCCAGAAGCTGATTTGGATGCATTTATACGTGAAAATGTAACAATTGAACTTGAGCAAGGTGAGCTAGTTGTCGCAGTCAAAAGTAAACGAATTGTTGTTGATTTAACGATTACGATGGCGACTCATGCACTTCAAGATGCTAAATTTGATGTCGTGAATGGTAGCATGACCTTAGAGAATCTAGTCCTAGCAGATTTAAATGTCAAAAAAGTAAATGGTGATGTGAGCATTAAAGGTGGTAGAGCTGATGCAGTAACTGTTAAGACGGTAAATGGTGAAATCAGAGTTGCAACTGATTTTGAAACAGCTGATATCAACAGTGTAAATGGAGAAGTGATCATTACCGAATCAGCTATTGACGGTGAAAGTCTTAAAGTCAAAAATGTGAATGGTGATATCAAAATATCATTTCCCAAAAATATTGGCTTAGTTGGTTATGTTAAAACAACATTTGGTAAATATAAGACACGTATTGATTTGGATAGTCCTTTGGAGATCACTAAAAACGGTGCAGCACTCGTTAGAACGGCAGTCAATAGTTTGACGTTAGACATTGCTACAAATACAGGTAGTATCTGGCTTAAAGATGGCGAGCCAGTTGAACAGACAGAAAAAGAAACGACTGTCGTAAGCGATGAGCAGCCTATATCTAGTTCAGTAGAAGTAGTACCAACAGAAGTGGTACAATCTGAACCAGAAGTGCCTGCAAGTCCTTTGGATGAGAGTGAGGGCGATAAACATGTCGAGTAAACAATTGACAAAATCGCGAACCAACAAAAAAATTTCAGGTGTCATCGGTGGCTTCGGGGATTACTTTGGTTGGCCTGAGGATGTTGTGCTCATTATCCGGATTGTCTATGCTATCTTTGCATTTACAAGCTTTGGATCACTGATTTTAGTCTATTTTATTGTTGCCATCATTCTGCCAAATGCGCCAAGAATTGACAGAGGAAATAAACAGGATTTCTCTGGATTTTCACAGTGGCCTGGTGACAAAAATAATCATACCAAGAAAAGGAAAGATGTGACCCCTTTTGATGATGATGATGAATGGTCACAGTTTTAGTGATAGTATACAAAATCCGCGTCTGTCTAGTATGGCGCGTTTTTGTGTATTTTTTGATATAATGAAGGCAAGTACGATTTTATTCTTTAGATTGACTAGTTTAAGTTGAATTGTATAATGATTAGAAACAGTATGATTATAGTTATATTGATGGTTAGCTGTCGGTATGTATATAGTCACTACTCAAGTTATGATGTAGAAGAGATTAAGAAAGTGAGAAATATGGTAGTAATAGTTTCGGATTTACTTAAAAAAATAAAGTTTGATGTGATTTATGCTTCTGAAACAGCATTGAAAAAAGAGATTACAACTTCTGATGTCACGCGTCCAGGACTTGAAATGACAGGGTACCTAGAGTACTACACCCCTGAACGTATCCAATTATTTGGGATGAAGGAATGGTCATATGCACATAATGAGATTGGTGATAATCGGTATGATTTATTGAAAAACATTGTGACAGAAGAAACACCAGCGATTATTATTGCTAGAGGCTTAGCAGTTCCAGATGAAATGCTAAATGTTGCTAAAAAACGAGATACGGTTCTTTTACAGTCAAGTGAACCAACAAGTCGACTAAATGGCGCGATTACTGCATTTTTAGACGAAAAATTAGCTATCCGTACGACGGTGCATGGTGTATTGATGGATATATTCGGTGTTGGCGTCCTAATTCAAGGCTCATCTGGGATTGGTAAATCTGAAACAGGTTTGGAGCTTATCAAGCGTGGTCACCGTTTAGTGGCTGATGATCGGGTAGATGTTTATCAAAAAGATGAGTTTACTGTAGTGGGTGAGCCTGCTGAAATACTACGCCATCTTATTGAACTTCGCGGTGTTGGTATTATTGATGTGATGAGTCTTTTTGGTGCAGGTGCTGTAATGGATGCTGCACAAATCGACTTGACAGTTAATCTAGAAAATTATGAAAAAAGTAATACCTATGATCGATTAGGTAATGGCGAAACAACGGTTGTTTTTTCAGGTGTCCCAGTACCCCAAGTGAAAATACCCGTTACGACAGGCCGAAATGTATCTGTCATCATTGAAGCAGCAGTTATGAATTTTAGGGCAAAAAATATGGGATTTGATGCAACAAAAATGTTTGAAGAACGCCTATCAAAACTGATTGCGAGAAATTCATAAGATGACAAATATACTATCAGCAATCAATCCAATTGCTTTAAAATTAGGACCACTTGAGATTAGATGGTATGCGCTTTGTATCGTAACTGGGGTTGTTGTTGCAGTTTGGTTAGCGATGAAGGAAGCGCCCCAAAAAAAGATCAGACCTGATGATATTTTAGATTTTATTTTGATTGCATTTCCGATTGCGATCATTGGTGCACGAATTTATTATGTTCTCTTTGATTTAGGCTACTACAGTAAAAATCCAAGTGAGATAGTTGCTATCTGGCATGGCGGTATTGCAATTTATGGTGCCTTGATTGCTGGAGGGATTACCTTATTAGTCTTTTCATATTATAAACTGATTGCACCACTGGATTTCTTAGATATCGCTGTACCAGGTGTCCTAGTTGCCCAAGCAATGGGCAGATGGGGGAACTTTTTCAACCAAGAAGCATTTGGGAAACCGATACATTCCCTAGACTTTCTACCGACTTTCATCAAAAATCAGATGTATATAGATAATAGTTATCGAACACCTACCTTCTTGTATGAATCAGTTTGGAATCTAATCGGTTTTGGTCTAGTCTTGGGTCTGAGACATCGTCTAAAAAACCTTAGATCCGGGGATATTTTCGCTTTTTATCTAGTATGGTACGGTCTCGGTCGCGCTGTTATCGAAGGCATGCGGACAGATAGTCTCATGTTTGGTCCAATACGTGTATCGCAAGTCTTGTCCTTAGTATTAGTTGTTGTGGGTCTTGCCATTATCGTACGACATCACAAGCCGGGTAAATATTTCCTTAAAAAGCAGTAATTTGCTATAATTTAATTATGAATCATCGGCATGCTTGCTTGTGACAAGCAAGTATACAAATTTTAGGAAGAGGTATTTATGGGAGATACAGCATTGATTATCATCGCTGTTG
The DNA window shown above is from Lactococcus paracarnosus and carries:
- the hprK gene encoding HPr(Ser) kinase/phosphatase; this translates as MVVIVSDLLKKIKFDVIYASETALKKEITTSDVTRPGLEMTGYLEYYTPERIQLFGMKEWSYAHNEIGDNRYDLLKNIVTEETPAIIIARGLAVPDEMLNVAKKRDTVLLQSSEPTSRLNGAITAFLDEKLAIRTTVHGVLMDIFGVGVLIQGSSGIGKSETGLELIKRGHRLVADDRVDVYQKDEFTVVGEPAEILRHLIELRGVGIIDVMSLFGAGAVMDAAQIDLTVNLENYEKSNTYDRLGNGETTVVFSGVPVPQVKIPVTTGRNVSVIIEAAVMNFRAKNMGFDATKMFEERLSKLIARNS
- a CDS encoding DUF4097 family beta strand repeat-containing protein; the encoded protein is MNNQKERIMDLMRKGIITELEAIELLEKSGLSTDDNSSDGDQANTNQTDKEGYQTDSSEAIKQFVNQAGSFMKTMFHSAKKSVDNNVDFSNGFPSLKHVTKSDFKAFEDQITALSVSATSGDVTVIAKDVQKTIVEVSYKVYGGIPEADLDAFIRENVTIELEQGELVVAVKSKRIVVDLTITMATHALQDAKFDVVNGSMTLENLVLADLNVKKVNGDVSIKGGRADAVTVKTVNGEIRVATDFETADINSVNGEVIITESAIDGESLKVKNVNGDIKISFPKNIGLVGYVKTTFGKYKTRIDLDSPLEITKNGAALVRTAVNSLTLDIATNTGSIWLKDGEPVEQTEKETTVVSDEQPISSSVEVVPTEVVQSEPEVPASPLDESEGDKHVE
- a CDS encoding PspC domain-containing protein yields the protein MSSKQLTKSRTNKKISGVIGGFGDYFGWPEDVVLIIRIVYAIFAFTSFGSLILVYFIVAIILPNAPRIDRGNKQDFSGFSQWPGDKNNHTKKRKDVTPFDDDDEWSQF
- the lgt gene encoding prolipoprotein diacylglyceryl transferase, which codes for MTNILSAINPIALKLGPLEIRWYALCIVTGVVVAVWLAMKEAPQKKIRPDDILDFILIAFPIAIIGARIYYVLFDLGYYSKNPSEIVAIWHGGIAIYGALIAGGITLLVFSYYKLIAPLDFLDIAVPGVLVAQAMGRWGNFFNQEAFGKPIHSLDFLPTFIKNQMYIDNSYRTPTFLYESVWNLIGFGLVLGLRHRLKNLRSGDIFAFYLVWYGLGRAVIEGMRTDSLMFGPIRVSQVLSLVLVVVGLAIIVRHHKPGKYFLKKQ